A stretch of Mesoplodon densirostris isolate mMesDen1 chromosome 9, mMesDen1 primary haplotype, whole genome shotgun sequence DNA encodes these proteins:
- the DUS4L gene encoding tRNA-dihydrouridine(20a/20b) synthase [NAD(P)+]-like, translated as MQTTACQERKKDPIEMLHSGQLVKVCAPMVRYSKLAFRTLVRKYSCDLCYTPMIVAADFVRSIKARDSEFTTNQGDCPLIVQFAANDARILSDAARIVCPYANGIDINCGCPQRWALAEGYGACLINNPELVRDMVKQVRNQVENPRFSVSIKIRIHDDLTRTVDLCRKAEATGVSWITVHGRTVEERHQPVHYEAIKIIKENMSIPVIANGDIRSLKEAENVWHITGTDGVMVARGLLANPAIFAGYEETPLKCIWDWVDIALELGTPYMCFHQHLMYMMEKITSRQEKRIFNALSSTSAVLDYLTDHYGIDWTP; from the exons ATGCAAACCACAGCatgtcaagaaagaaaaaaagatccaaTAGAAATGCTTCATTCTGGACAGCTGGTAAAAGTCTGCGCCCCAATGGTGCGATATTCAAA GTTGGCTTTTAGAACACTGGTAAGAAAATACAGTTGCGATCTGTGCTATACGCCAATGATAGTTGCTGCTGATTTTGTCAGATCTATAAAAGCCAGAGACAGTGAATTTACCACAAACCAAG GTGATTGCCCATTGATTGTTCAGTTTGCTGCTAATGATGCAAGAATTTTGTCTGATGCTGCTCGTATAGTCTGTCCTTATGCGAATGGAATAGACATTAACTGTGGTTGTCCTCAGAG GTGGGCTTTGGCAGAGGGTTATGGAGCTTGCTTAATAAACAATCCAGAGCTTGTTCGAGACATGGTGAAACAAGTAAGAAATCAAGTGGAAAATCCCAGATTTTCCGTATCTATTaaaataag GATCCATGATGACCTTACAAGAACTGTAGATCTTTGTCGAAAGGCTGAAGCGACAGGGGTTTCCTGGATTACAGTCCATGGAAGAACTGTTGAAGAAAGACATCAGCCAGTTCACTATGAGGCcattaaaataattaaggaaaatatGTCTATACCTGTAATTGCTAATGGAGACATCAGAAGCttaaaagaagcagaaaatgtgTGGCATATTACTGGGACAGATG GTGTGATGGTTGCAAGAGGACTCTTAGCCAACCCGGCCATATTTGCTGGATATGAGGAAACCCCACTGAAATGCATCTGGGACTGGGTTGACATTGCTCTTGAACTTGGAACTCCTTATATGTGTTTCCATCAACATTTAATGTACATGATGGAAAAGATAACTTCGAGGcaggaaaaaagaatatttaatgctTTGTCAAGCACATCAGCAGTCTTAGATTACCTTACAGACCATTATGGGATTGACTGGACTCCCtaa